A window of the Bacteroides thetaiotaomicron VPI-5482 genome harbors these coding sequences:
- the ruvB gene encoding Holliday junction branch migration DNA helicase RuvB → MEQEDFNIREHQLTSRERDFENALRPLSFEDFSGQDKVVENLRIFVKAARLRGEALDHVLLHGPPGLGKTTLSNIIANELGVGFKVTSGPVLDKPGDLAGVLTSLEPNDVLFIDEIHRLSPVVEEYLYSAMEDYRIDIMIDKGPSARSIQIDLNPFTLVGATTRSGLLTAPLRARFGINLHLEYYDDDILSNIIRRSASILDVPCSVRAASEIASRSRGTPRIANALLRRVRDFAQVKGSGSIDTEIAQFALEALNIDKYGLDEIDNKILCTIIDKFKGGPVGLTTIATALGEDAGTIEEVYEPFLIKEGFMKRTPRGREVTELAYKHLGRSLYSSQKTLFND, encoded by the coding sequence ATGGAACAAGAAGATTTTAACATACGCGAACATCAGCTGACTTCACGGGAGCGGGATTTTGAAAATGCGCTCCGTCCGTTAAGCTTTGAAGACTTTAGCGGGCAGGATAAGGTGGTGGAAAACCTTCGCATCTTTGTGAAGGCGGCACGTCTGCGTGGCGAAGCACTCGACCACGTTCTGCTGCACGGGCCTCCCGGATTGGGTAAAACAACGCTTTCCAATATTATAGCTAACGAATTGGGAGTAGGCTTTAAAGTAACTTCCGGTCCGGTGCTCGACAAACCGGGCGATCTGGCAGGAGTTTTGACGAGTCTCGAACCGAACGATGTGCTCTTTATCGATGAAATTCACCGTTTATCGCCGGTGGTAGAGGAATATCTCTATTCGGCCATGGAGGATTACCGGATAGATATCATGATTGATAAGGGACCTTCGGCACGTAGCATTCAGATTGACCTGAATCCGTTTACGCTGGTCGGTGCAACCACCCGTAGCGGATTGCTGACGGCTCCACTTCGTGCCCGTTTTGGTATTAATCTGCATTTAGAGTACTATGACGATGATATTCTGAGTAATATCATCCGGCGTTCAGCTTCCATACTGGACGTACCTTGTTCGGTGCGGGCGGCATCGGAGATTGCATCCCGAAGTCGTGGTACGCCCCGTATTGCCAATGCTTTACTTCGTCGCGTACGCGATTTTGCGCAGGTGAAAGGTTCCGGCTCTATCGATACGGAAATAGCTCAGTTTGCGCTGGAAGCGTTGAATATCGACAAGTATGGTTTGGATGAGATAGACAACAAGATACTTTGTACCATCATAGACAAGTTTAAAGGCGGTCCTGTCGGTCTGACAACCATTGCTACCGCTTTGGGCGAAGATGCGGGCACCATCGAGGAAGTGTATGAACCTTTCCTGATCAAGGAAGGTTTTATGAAACGGACTCCTCGTGGACGTGAAGTGACGGAGCTTGCCTATAAGCATTTGGGAAGGAGCCTCTATAGCAGTCAGAAAACCTTGTTTAATGACTGA
- a CDS encoding nucleoside recognition domain-containing protein has translation MVLNYIWIAFFVIAFIIALIKVIFLGDTEIFTAIMNSTFDSSKTAFEISLGLTGVLALWLGIMKIGENSGLINALARFLSPVLCRLFPDIPKGHPVLGSIFMNMSANMLGLDNAATPLGLKAMKELQELNPKKDTASNPMIMFLVINTSGLIIIPISIMVYRAQMGAAQPTDVFIPILLSTFISTLVGVIAVSIAQKINLINKPILILMGVICLFFSGLIYLFLNISREEMGTYSTLIANILLFGVIILFILTGVRKKINVYDSFVEGAKEGFTTAVRIIPYLVAFLVGIAVFRTAGAMDFLVGGIGYVVDLCGVDTSFVGALPTALMKSLSGSGANGLMIDTMKEMGPDSFVGRMSCVVRGASDTTFYILAVYFGSVGISKTRNAVTCGLIADFSGIIAAILISYLFFF, from the coding sequence ATGGTTCTAAATTATATCTGGATAGCATTCTTCGTTATCGCCTTCATTATCGCCCTGATAAAAGTAATTTTTCTGGGAGACACGGAGATATTTACAGCTATCATGAACTCAACTTTCGACTCTTCGAAAACCGCTTTCGAAATATCTCTGGGACTGACCGGAGTACTGGCCCTCTGGCTCGGTATCATGAAGATCGGAGAGAACAGCGGACTGATCAATGCACTCGCCCGCTTTCTGAGTCCGGTACTCTGCCGCCTGTTTCCGGACATTCCCAAAGGGCATCCGGTATTGGGTTCCATCTTCATGAATATGTCCGCCAATATGCTCGGGCTCGACAATGCCGCCACCCCATTGGGACTCAAAGCGATGAAAGAACTGCAGGAACTGAACCCGAAGAAAGATACGGCTTCCAATCCGATGATCATGTTTCTGGTTATCAATACTTCCGGCCTCATCATCATCCCGATCAGTATCATGGTATACCGTGCGCAGATGGGGGCTGCCCAGCCTACGGATGTGTTTATCCCTATCCTGCTGAGTACTTTTATCTCGACTCTGGTCGGTGTCATAGCCGTCAGTATCGCCCAGAAGATCAATCTGATCAATAAGCCTATCCTGATATTGATGGGCGTTATCTGCCTTTTCTTCTCCGGATTGATTTATCTGTTTCTGAATATTTCGCGTGAGGAAATGGGTACTTACTCTACGCTGATAGCAAATATTCTTCTGTTCGGGGTGATCATCCTGTTTATTCTGACAGGGGTCCGGAAGAAGATTAACGTATATGATTCTTTTGTAGAAGGTGCCAAAGAAGGCTTCACGACAGCCGTACGAATCATTCCATATCTGGTTGCCTTCCTTGTAGGCATTGCCGTATTCCGTACTGCGGGAGCGATGGATTTCCTTGTGGGAGGCATTGGTTATGTAGTCGATCTGTGCGGAGTGGATACCAGTTTTGTGGGAGCATTGCCGACAGCGCTGATGAAGTCTCTCAGCGGTAGCGGTGCCAATGGGCTGATGATTGACACGATGAAAGAGATGGGACCGGATTCGTTTGTAGGCCGAATGAGTTGCGTAGTACGCGGAGCTTCGGACACCACTTTCTATATCCTTGCCGTTTACTTCGGCAGCGTCGGAATCAGTAAAACCCGGAATGCAGTCACCTGCGGCTTGATTGCAGACTTCTCCGGTATTATAGCCGCCATCTTAATCAGTTATTTATTTTTCTTTTAA
- the ybeY gene encoding rRNA maturation RNase YbeY has product MAVTYQTEGVKMPDIKKRETTEWIKNVAASYGKRLGEIAYIFCSDEKILEVNRQYLQHDYYTDIITFDYCQGDRLSGDLFISLDTIRTNAEQFGAAYDDELHRVIIHGILHLCGINDKGPGEREIMEEAENKALAMR; this is encoded by the coding sequence ATGGCTGTAACTTATCAAACCGAAGGCGTCAAGATGCCTGATATCAAAAAACGGGAAACTACAGAATGGATAAAGAATGTAGCTGCCTCTTATGGAAAAAGACTCGGTGAAATCGCTTATATCTTCTGCTCCGATGAAAAGATTCTGGAGGTAAACCGACAATATCTGCAACACGATTATTACACGGATATCATTACCTTTGATTATTGCCAGGGTGATCGTCTGTCGGGCGACCTGTTTATCAGTCTGGATACGATACGCACCAATGCCGAACAATTCGGGGCAGCTTATGATGATGAACTACACCGGGTTATTATTCACGGTATTCTTCATCTCTGCGGTATCAATGACAAAGGTCCCGGGGAAAGGGAAATTATGGAAGAGGCGGAGAATAAGGCGTTGGCAATGCGATAG
- a CDS encoding zinc-dependent metalloprotease, which produces MNKIFTLLLVGALTAGAVTANAESQIFKKKKKKAKAETEQPAAKDSTKSSMTEYKKLLKGAKTIDGMFKVHIVKDKYYFEIPKDLMGRDFMIASRVSSTSNNKDIAAGQMPRNPVLVTFSADKKKIYMHKKMVRNLCDTTSNMYAAFQRNFSDPIWEAYKIESLSPDSSAYVIDMSSLFITDVPEFSPFRSENIMDVLMKRKALKGSLASSKSTILGMKCFPLNINIKTLMSYTVDGGPFTVTMTRNIILLPEEIMRPRYGDSRIGYFDESKRFYTEKKDGLQELTYINRWDLQPKPEDLERYKQGELVEPQKPIVYYVDTAIPDKWRDYIKKGIEDWQVAFEEIGFKNAIVAKDYPKDDPNFDPDDIRYSCYRMITTPIQNSMGPSCADPRSGEIIQGDVLFYSNIIKLLHNWRFVQTATVDPKVRKAVFDDETMGSSLRYVAAHEIGHTLGLMHNFGASYSYPVDSLRSATFTQKYGTTPSIMDYTRYNYVAQPEDKGVALTPPLLGVYDKFAIKWGYKPIFDAASPEDEKATLNKWIKEKENDPMYKYGPQPFINEVDPSCKSEDLGDNAVKAGRYGLKNLKLIMKNLPEWTYEDDHQYERLTESYQEVIMQMQRYLLHAMVSIGGIYFDEPRRDSEKPVIRFVPKAEQKEALKFIMETMMELPEWVLDKKVIEYTGPTYSPSTLQSIIMNRLFFTYITSSLVLYEELYPKQAYTFAEYMDDIYDFVWKKTISGARLNMYDRNLQITYVEKLLKEGGMLKQKSSPFSFKDLNEVEKQLLTDNVDWTKAGFELNPLGSVDMVKNPAIYQKVMDSYSLLRSKVNTGDATTRAHYQSLVFKIKQALTEQ; this is translated from the coding sequence ATGAACAAAATTTTCACCTTATTACTTGTAGGAGCATTAACTGCCGGAGCGGTAACTGCTAATGCCGAAAGTCAGATTTTTAAAAAGAAAAAGAAGAAAGCAAAAGCGGAAACAGAGCAGCCGGCGGCAAAAGATTCCACAAAGAGTAGTATGACCGAATACAAAAAACTACTGAAAGGAGCCAAGACGATTGATGGCATGTTTAAGGTACACATCGTTAAGGATAAGTATTATTTCGAAATACCTAAAGACTTGATGGGACGCGATTTTATGATTGCGTCCAGAGTATCGAGTACCAGTAACAATAAAGATATAGCTGCCGGACAAATGCCACGCAATCCGGTACTGGTAACTTTCTCGGCAGATAAAAAGAAAATCTACATGCACAAAAAGATGGTGCGCAATTTGTGTGACACCACTTCCAATATGTATGCTGCTTTTCAGCGCAACTTCTCAGACCCTATTTGGGAAGCATATAAGATAGAAAGTCTTTCACCGGACTCTTCAGCATATGTCATCGATATGAGTTCGCTTTTCATAACGGATGTACCCGAATTCAGCCCGTTTCGTTCGGAAAATATAATGGATGTATTGATGAAGAGAAAAGCACTGAAGGGAAGTCTTGCTTCTTCCAAATCGACTATTCTGGGAATGAAGTGTTTTCCGCTGAATATAAACATCAAGACGCTGATGAGTTATACTGTTGACGGAGGACCGTTCACTGTAACCATGACGCGTAATATTATTTTGCTGCCGGAGGAAATTATGCGTCCTCGTTATGGAGACTCGCGTATCGGTTATTTTGATGAAAGCAAGCGGTTTTATACTGAAAAGAAAGATGGTTTGCAAGAACTTACTTACATCAACCGATGGGATTTGCAACCAAAACCAGAAGACTTGGAACGTTATAAGCAAGGTGAGTTGGTGGAACCTCAGAAGCCGATTGTATATTACGTTGATACTGCTATCCCCGACAAGTGGAGAGATTACATAAAGAAAGGAATAGAAGACTGGCAGGTTGCGTTTGAGGAAATAGGATTTAAGAATGCGATTGTAGCGAAAGACTATCCGAAGGATGATCCGAACTTTGATCCGGATGATATTCGTTATAGCTGCTACCGAATGATTACCACTCCGATACAAAATTCAATGGGACCTTCCTGTGCCGATCCTCGTTCGGGTGAAATCATTCAGGGCGACGTCTTGTTTTATTCAAATATCATTAAGTTGTTGCATAACTGGCGGTTTGTTCAGACTGCTACTGTTGACCCCAAAGTACGCAAGGCTGTGTTTGATGACGAGACGATGGGAAGCTCGTTACGTTATGTAGCAGCGCATGAGATCGGACATACCCTGGGACTGATGCATAACTTTGGTGCATCTTATTCGTATCCGGTAGATTCGCTCCGTTCGGCCACTTTCACTCAGAAGTATGGTACAACTCCGTCCATCATGGACTATACGCGCTATAATTATGTAGCTCAGCCGGAAGACAAAGGAGTTGCTCTGACTCCTCCGCTTTTGGGTGTATATGATAAGTTTGCCATCAAATGGGGATATAAACCTATATTTGATGCGGCATCTCCTGAAGATGAGAAAGCTACTTTAAACAAGTGGATCAAAGAGAAAGAGAATGATCCGATGTACAAATACGGTCCGCAGCCTTTTATTAATGAGGTCGATCCTTCTTGTAAATCTGAGGATTTGGGTGATAATGCCGTGAAGGCAGGAAGATATGGCTTAAAGAATCTGAAACTTATCATGAAAAACCTGCCGGAATGGACCTATGAAGATGATCATCAATATGAACGCTTGACGGAATCATATCAGGAAGTGATTATGCAGATGCAACGCTACTTACTGCATGCCATGGTGTCCATCGGTGGAATTTATTTTGATGAGCCGAGACGGGACAGCGAAAAGCCTGTTATCCGTTTTGTGCCGAAAGCTGAACAGAAGGAGGCATTGAAGTTTATTATGGAAACTATGATGGAACTACCCGAATGGGTACTTGACAAGAAGGTGATTGAGTATACCGGTCCGACTTATTCGCCAAGTACTTTGCAGTCAATCATTATGAATCGTTTGTTCTTCACATACATTACATCCAGTCTTGTTTTGTATGAGGAGTTATATCCCAAACAGGCTTATACTTTTGCTGAATATATGGATGATATTTATGATTTTGTGTGGAAGAAAACTATATCCGGTGCCCGGTTGAATATGTACGACCGTAACCTGCAAATTACTTATGTGGAAAAGTTGTTGAAAGAAGGAGGAATGCTGAAACAAAAATCTTCTCCATTCTCATTTAAAGACTTGAATGAAGTTGAGAAACAACTGCTTACGGATAATGTCGATTGGACGAAAGCCGGCTTTGAACTCAACCCGCTCGGAAGTGTGGATATGGTTAAGAATCCGGCTATTTATCAGAAGGTAATGGATAGCTATAGTTTGCTGCGAAGCAAAGTAAATACGGGTGATGCTACTACCCGGGCACATTATCAAAGTCTTGTCTTTAAAATAAAGCAAGCGTTAACGGAACAATAA